One Peromyscus leucopus breed LL Stock chromosome 14, UCI_PerLeu_2.1, whole genome shotgun sequence genomic window carries:
- the Zbtb42 gene encoding zinc finger and BTB domain-containing protein 42 isoform X1: MEFPEHGVRLLGRLRQQRELGFLCDCTVLVGDARFPAHRAVLAACSVYFHLFYRDQPASSRDTVRLNGDIVTVPAFSRLLDFMYEGRLDLHSLPVEDVLAAASYLHMYDIVKVCKRRLRKKDPDLETRVLGTELPGQPPYSLPSWSPDFCQAEPKAKPPSLGVKAAHPLPTFGPPSWQVTGESSGALDLSLKPGPRPEQVHPSCILQTPLCSSMQQGAQPLVKAEQDSFSEQDSSSPRSTNRSPPPVYASAAQGLAVDLEPLNVQGTGSQQLGLDAEPVVDSEELGPNRHLCICPLCCKLFPSTHALQLHLSAHFRERDSIRARLSPEGAVPTCSLCSKTFSCTYTLKRHERTHSGEKPYTCVQCGKSFQYSHNLSRHAVVHTREKPHACRWCERRFTQSGDLYRHVRKFHYGLVKSLLV, from the coding sequence ATGGAGTTCCCGGAGCACGGCGTACGGCTGCTGGGCCGCCTGAGGCAGCAGCGCGAGCTGGGCTTCCTGTGCGACTGCACTGTCCTGGTGGGCGACGCGCGTTTCCCTGCGCACCGCGCTGTACTGGCCGCGTGCAGTGTCTACTTCCATCTCTTCTACAGGGACCAGCCCGCGAGCAGCCGCGACACGGTGCGGCTCAACGGCGATATCGTCACGGTGCCCGCCTTCAGTCGCCTGCTGGACTTCATGTACGAGGGCCGCCTGGACCTGCACAGCCTGCCTGTCGAGGACGTCCTGGCTGCCGCCAGCTACCTACACATGTATGACATCGTCAAGGTTTGCAAGCGCCGGCTTAGGAAGAAAGACCCAGATCTGGAGACCCGCGTTCTGGGGACAGAGCTTCCTGGTCAGCCACCATACTCCCTGCCTTCCTGGTCCCCTGACTTCTGCCAAGCTGAACCAAAGGCCAAACCCCCATCTCTAGGAGTCAAGGCTGCTCATCCCCTGCCAACATTTGGACCTCCGTCTTGGCAGGTCACAGGGGAATCAAGTGGGGCCCTGGATCTGTCACTGAAGCCTGGTCCAAGACCAGAGCAGGTCCACCCATCCTGCATCCTCCAGACACCCCTCTGCAGCTCGATGCAGCAAGGGGCCCAGCCTCTGGTGAAGGCCGAGCAAGACTCATTCTCTGAACAAGATAGCAGCAGCCCTCGGAGCACCAACAGATCCCCACCGCCAGTCTACGCGTCTGCAGCCCAAGGCCTGGCCGTGGACTTGGAGCCGCTGAACGTCCAAGGGACAGGCAGCCAGCAGCTTGGGCTGGATGCAGAGCCAGTGGTGGACAGTGAGGAGCTGGGTCCCAACAGGCACCTTTGCATTTGCCCGCTGTGCTGCAAGCTGTTCCCTAGCACCCATGCACTGCAGCTGCATCTCAGTGCCCACTTCCGAGAGCGGGACAGCATCCGGGCCAGGCTCTCTCCGGAGGGGGCCGTGCCCACATGCTCGCTCTGCAGCAAGACCTTCTCTTGCACATACACACTGAAGAGGCATGAACGGACACACTCTGGGGAGAAGCCCTATACATGCGTCCAGTGTGGCAAGAGCTTCCAGTACTCACACAACTTAAGCCGGCATGCTGTGGTCCACACACGGGAGAAGCCCCATGCCTGCCGCTGGTGTGAGCGCCGATTCACACAGTCTGGGGACCTGTATCGCCATGTCCGCAAGTTCCACTATGGTCTCGTCAAGTCCTTGCTGGTGTGA
- the Zbtb42 gene encoding zinc finger and BTB domain-containing protein 42 isoform X2, with protein MYEGRLDLHSLPVEDVLAAASYLHMYDIVKVCKRRLRKKDPDLETRVLGTELPGQPPYSLPSWSPDFCQAEPKAKPPSLGVKAAHPLPTFGPPSWQVTGESSGALDLSLKPGPRPEQVHPSCILQTPLCSSMQQGAQPLVKAEQDSFSEQDSSSPRSTNRSPPPVYASAAQGLAVDLEPLNVQGTGSQQLGLDAEPVVDSEELGPNRHLCICPLCCKLFPSTHALQLHLSAHFRERDSIRARLSPEGAVPTCSLCSKTFSCTYTLKRHERTHSGEKPYTCVQCGKSFQYSHNLSRHAVVHTREKPHACRWCERRFTQSGDLYRHVRKFHYGLVKSLLV; from the coding sequence ATGTACGAGGGCCGCCTGGACCTGCACAGCCTGCCTGTCGAGGACGTCCTGGCTGCCGCCAGCTACCTACACATGTATGACATCGTCAAGGTTTGCAAGCGCCGGCTTAGGAAGAAAGACCCAGATCTGGAGACCCGCGTTCTGGGGACAGAGCTTCCTGGTCAGCCACCATACTCCCTGCCTTCCTGGTCCCCTGACTTCTGCCAAGCTGAACCAAAGGCCAAACCCCCATCTCTAGGAGTCAAGGCTGCTCATCCCCTGCCAACATTTGGACCTCCGTCTTGGCAGGTCACAGGGGAATCAAGTGGGGCCCTGGATCTGTCACTGAAGCCTGGTCCAAGACCAGAGCAGGTCCACCCATCCTGCATCCTCCAGACACCCCTCTGCAGCTCGATGCAGCAAGGGGCCCAGCCTCTGGTGAAGGCCGAGCAAGACTCATTCTCTGAACAAGATAGCAGCAGCCCTCGGAGCACCAACAGATCCCCACCGCCAGTCTACGCGTCTGCAGCCCAAGGCCTGGCCGTGGACTTGGAGCCGCTGAACGTCCAAGGGACAGGCAGCCAGCAGCTTGGGCTGGATGCAGAGCCAGTGGTGGACAGTGAGGAGCTGGGTCCCAACAGGCACCTTTGCATTTGCCCGCTGTGCTGCAAGCTGTTCCCTAGCACCCATGCACTGCAGCTGCATCTCAGTGCCCACTTCCGAGAGCGGGACAGCATCCGGGCCAGGCTCTCTCCGGAGGGGGCCGTGCCCACATGCTCGCTCTGCAGCAAGACCTTCTCTTGCACATACACACTGAAGAGGCATGAACGGACACACTCTGGGGAGAAGCCCTATACATGCGTCCAGTGTGGCAAGAGCTTCCAGTACTCACACAACTTAAGCCGGCATGCTGTGGTCCACACACGGGAGAAGCCCCATGCCTGCCGCTGGTGTGAGCGCCGATTCACACAGTCTGGGGACCTGTATCGCCATGTCCGCAAGTTCCACTATGGTCTCGTCAAGTCCTTGCTGGTGTGA